Proteins encoded within one genomic window of Fusobacterium perfoetens:
- a CDS encoding D-Ala-D-Ala carboxypeptidase family metallohydrolase, whose product MKNYFTVSELCRSDVARKNGIINTPGIKEMHNLEKITIPQMNIIREFLGVPIVVNSGFRCKELNKKVGGVYNSKHLEGLAVDGIPKGLNLRKCWEKLRDSKYASMVDQCILYKKKGFIHFGFSKEIPRQQFFEK is encoded by the coding sequence ATGAAAAATTATTTTACAGTATCAGAACTTTGTCGGTCTGATGTAGCAAGAAAAAATGGAATAATTAATACTCCAGGAATAAAAGAAATGCACAATTTAGAAAAAATTACAATTCCTCAAATGAATATCATTCGTGAGTTTTTAGGAGTTCCTATTGTAGTTAACTCAGGTTTTAGATGTAAAGAGTTAAATAAAAAAGTAGGAGGAGTATATAATTCAAAACATCTTGAAGGACTAGCTGTTGATGGAATACCAAAAGGTTTAAATTTAAGAAAATGTTGGGAAAAATTAAGGGATAGTAAATATGCAAGTATGGTGGATCAATGTATATTATATAAGAAAAAAGGCTTTATTCATTTTGGCTTCTCTAAAGAAATTCCTCGTCAACAATTCTTTGAGAAGTAA
- a CDS encoding NAD-dependent protein deacylase: MDDKIKKLADLIKTSEYVVFFGGAGTSTDSGLLDFRGRNGLYNQRNYMGYEPEEILSIDFFLSHTDIFNKYIEEKLMINDVKPNAGHIALAELEKMGKVKAVITQNIDNLHQEGGSKKVLELHGTLKDWYCLKCGKRADRRFDCECGGVVRPRVTLYGEMLDEKVTDAAISEIKKADTLIIAGTSLTVYPAAYYISYFRGKNLVIINETPTSQDERANLVIRTGFANTMTEMMKILKNK; encoded by the coding sequence ATGGATGATAAAATAAAAAAATTGGCTGACCTTATAAAAACTAGTGAATATGTTGTTTTCTTCGGGGGAGCTGGCACATCGACAGATTCTGGACTTTTGGATTTCAGAGGAAGAAATGGTTTATATAATCAAAGAAACTACATGGGATATGAGCCTGAAGAGATTTTAAGTATTGACTTCTTCCTTAGTCACACAGATATTTTTAATAAATATATTGAAGAAAAGCTAATGATTAATGATGTTAAACCAAATGCTGGTCATATAGCTTTAGCTGAGCTTGAAAAAATGGGAAAAGTTAAAGCTGTTATCACTCAAAATATAGATAATCTTCATCAAGAGGGAGGAAGTAAAAAAGTCCTTGAACTTCACGGTACTTTAAAAGATTGGTATTGTTTAAAATGTGGTAAAAGAGCTGACAGAAGATTTGATTGTGAATGTGGAGGAGTTGTTAGACCTCGTGTTACTCTTTATGGAGAGATGCTTGATGAGAAAGTTACCGACGCTGCTATATCTGAGATAAAAAAAGCTGATACTTTAATAATTGCAGGTACAAGTCTTACAGTTTATCCTGCTGCTTATTATATCAGTTATTTTAGAGGAAAAAATCTTGTGATTATAAACGAAACTCCTACATCTCAAGATGAAAGAGCAAACCTTGTAATTAGAACAGGATTTGCAAATACTATGACTGAAATGATGAAAATTTTAAAAAATAAGTAA